In Corynebacterium sp. P4-C1, the sequence TCGCGTCAGCCTCGCGGATATTGGCGAGGAAGGCGTTGCCCATGCCCTCGCCCTCGGAAGCACCTTTCACGATGCCGGCGATGTCCACGAACGACACCGTCGCAGGAAGGATCTCGGCGGACCCGAAAATCTCCGCGAGGCGGTCGAGGCGCTTGTCCGGCAGCGGCACCAGGCCGACATTCGGCTCGATGGTGGCGAACGGGTAGTTGGCCGCCAGGACCTCGTTACGGGTCAACGCGTTGAACAAGGTGGATTTGCCCACGTTGGGCAGACCGACGATTCCAAGAGTAAGGCTCACGGTGGCCAATGATAACGCACGCCCTGGCCACCCAGAGCGAGGGGCGGACGGGGCGTGGGAGTCGGGCTGTGTTCAGTCTTCGCGTTCTACAGCTGAATACCGAACTGCGCCGCGAGATCGCGCAGCTGCGGCACCTGTGCGGCAGCGTTGCGCAGCTGCGGCACCTGTGCGGCAGCGTTGCGCAGCTGCGGCGCAGCCAACGCCGCACCGCCGATCAGGCCGAGCAGCACTGCAACACCGATGCCGATGCCGATGGCAGTTCCGTTGGTCGAGGACGCCTTGTTGGCACCGGCACTGCCGTTGTCGCTCGAGGAGCTGCCGGACGAAGCGGGGTCATCCCCCGCGCCCGGCTTGACGGTGCCCGGCTTGGGGCGGTCGGTGTTGGTCTTGTCGAGGGGTGAATTCGTCGACAAGCGAATTATCCGCGACGTTGAACGTGCTCATGGTCAGCTTGTCCTTGGTCACGTCGACGACGGCATAGTCCGGGGTCTTGTCCTGGCGCCAGATCGCGATCTCCTTGGCCTGCAGGTCCGTCCCCTCGGTCTGGGAGCGGTCGGTGTACTCGGGGTGCTTGGTGCCGTCTGCGCTGTGGAAGTCGTAGTACTTGCCGCCGCCGGCAGTCGTGATGGTGTCATACATGACCTCCCCCGCCTTCGGCTTCAGCACGTCGCCCGGCTCGGGGCGCGCCTCCGGGACGGTCGGTGTCAGGCCGTTGATGAGGTGCGTGCGGTTGTACATATGGTCGTGGCCAGACATGACCATATCCACGCCCGCATCCGAGAACACCGGCGCGAGGCCCTCGCGGAGCTTCTTCACATCCGCGTCCGTCGTGCCGTGCGAGCCCTGCGTGTACGGCGCGTGGTGCATGACGGCGATGATCCAATCCTTGCCGCCGCCGTGCTGTGCGACAGTGTTGCGTACGAAGTCGGCGTGGTTGCGGATATCGGCGCTGCTGCTCTGATTGGAGTCGAGCACGACGAACAGCGCGTTATTGCGCTCGAAGAAGTAGTTGGCGCTGGCGCCCTGCTGGTTCGGGAAGTTGCGGTGCTCGTCGAAGTGCTTATCCGGTGCGTAGGTCTCGTGGTTGCCCTTGGACATCGCGACCGGGTAGCGCTTCGGTTCGTCGGCGGAGAAGAAGGCTTCCCACTGTGTGACCGGATCGCCCCAGCCTTCGACCTGGTCGCCAGAGTGCAGGACGAAGGATGAATCGGGGCGGGCGCAGTGGTGGCCTTCACTGCGGAGCGCCGCGCCTCTGCCTGGTCGCTCACGCGCAGATCGACGCCGATCTGGGCGTCGGAAAAATCGAGGAAGGACCAGTTATCACCGGTGGTCTGCACACGGAAGGTCTGCGCGCTTTCCGGCTGGCCCGCCGGGTAGTACTTCACGTACTCCGCGCCGCGGAAATCGGTGCGCCAGGAGAAATTCATGTCCGTGGAGGTGGCACCGACACCGATGTGGCTGACGGCACCAGGGCCGGCGACGAAGGAGGACTGCGCGGCGGCATCTGGGACAGCAGCGGCGGAGAAGGCCACCGCCAGCGTTGTGGTCGCGGTGGTGCAGCGGAAAGTCATTCGTAGTCTTCTAGCTGTTCTAAATGCGGAAATTGGAAATCATGTCGCGGATCTGCGGTTGGAAATGAACCGCGCCAGCAGCAGATTCCAGTCGCATCTCATGCTTCGTTTCCAAGGGGTTCAGGAAGCTTTGGAAGGGAAAAGACAGGGGCCACTGCGTCCGAGCGCAAGAATGTAATACGGGTCACGTTGGGTCGCTCGTCGAAAAGCGATGCGCGAACCCGTGGCTCCTGGCAAGCGTATTAAGGCACAATAGTGCGCGTGAGTTCTGCACTGAATGGCCCGGATTCGGGCAAGGATCCCGCCGCCGACGGCAGT encodes:
- a CDS encoding metallophosphoesterase encodes the protein MVLPRFFRRPDRRRSARERPGRGAALRSEGHHCARPDSSFVLHSGDQVEGWGDPVTQWEAFFSADEPKRYPVAMSKGNHETYAPDKHFDEHRNFPNQQGASANYFFERNNALFVVLDSNQSSSADIRNHADFVRNTVAQHGGGKDWIIAVMHHAPYTQGSHGTTDADVKKLREGLAPVFSDAGVDMVMSGHDHMYNRTHLINGLTPTVPEARPEPGDVLKPKAGEVMYDTITTAGGGKYYDFHSADGTKHPEYTDRSQTEGTDLQAKEIAIWRQDKTPDYAVVDVTKDKLTMSTFNVADNSLVDEFTPRQDQHRPPQAGHRQAGRGG